In Balaenoptera acutorostrata chromosome 12, mBalAcu1.1, whole genome shotgun sequence, a single window of DNA contains:
- the TTC31 gene encoding LOW QUALITY PROTEIN: tetratricopeptide repeat protein 31 (The sequence of the model RefSeq protein was modified relative to this genomic sequence to represent the inferred CDS: substituted 6 bases at 6 genomic stop codons), whose amino-acid sequence MAAYSGLLWPTLPFGRCRMPDFNFRVTVDGDGADSEDCGAGQARFPPDHFCYEGEATGQNDKAKEAERLGTYCGLQKSFLYPPRGSKPCPXSPCASASCLSDSDNLLQVAMPQRLLLTEEEASRLAEELVSEQERMKQKAEKKRLKKKRQNDRKRRERLEQDGRESNANVYRQVLRAPGARRWGLEKQAIPTLHLFTFPPVXGIADGDGSPPSSSGSPAQGQCCEEEDSLDLSSTFVSLALCKVGDWPPSACREKGLSQEPQGRSLGPQEKMSXEEGSTPKEESPRQSHKAEASLGLLAAALQQSQEXAEFGTSFAQNGFHHKAMVLFTQALKLNPQDHRLFGNRSFCHEWPGQPVXALADAQVALTLRPGWPRGLVHLGKALMGLQHFEEAAAVFQETLRGGSQPDAAWELHFCLLQLTLQDQXGGSPGPPLSTGFPYAFPHVELGPSGLLSLSCPGSTAPRAPGLLSPPLHYPPHHLSHSSWPLPHTQSRRPCPLHFQDSSKGWGILGLGPQHLPHTR is encoded by the exons ATGGCTGCCTACTCTGGCCTACTCTGGCCTACTCTGCCCTTCGGCCGGTGTCGAATGCCAGACTTTAACTTTCGGGTCACTGTTGACGGGGATGGCGCCGATTCCGAAGACTGTGGGGCTGGTCAAGCTAG ATTCCCTCCAGACCATTTCTGTTATGAGGGGGAAGCTACTGGACAGAATGACAAGGCCAAGGAGGCTGAGAGACTGGGCACCTACTGTGGTCTCCAAAAGTCCTTCCTATACCCTCCACGAGGGTCTAAGCCCTGCCCTTAAAGCCCTTGTGCCTCAGCATCCTGCCTCAGTGACTCAGACAACCTGCTTCAGGTGGCCATGCCTCAGAGGCTCCTGCTGACTGAAG aggaagccagcCGCCTGGCTGAGGAGCTGGTGTCTGAGCAGGAGCGCAtgaaacagaaagcagagaagAAACGACTTAAAAAGAAG CGTCAAAATGATCGGAAGCGAAGGGAGCGTTTGGAGCAGGATGGCAGGGAGTCCAACGCGAATGTCTACAGGCAGGTACTAAGAGCACCAGGTGCCAGGAGGTGGGGGCTGGAAAAGCAGGCGATCCCAACTCTGCACCTATTCACCTTCCCTCCAGTCTGAGGCATTGCAGATGGGGATGGGAGCCCCCCGTCCAGCTCTGGGAGCCCAGCTCAGGGACAGTGTTGCGAGGAAGA GGACTCACTGGATCTATCTAGTACCTTTGTGTCTCTGGCTTTGTGCAAGGTTGGGGATTGGCCCCCCAGTGCCTGCAGAGAAAAGGGACTGAGTCAGGAGCCCCAAGGCAGGAGCTTGGGTCCCCAAGAGAAGATGAGTTAGGAGGAAGGAAGCACTCCAAAAGAAGAGAGCCCCAGGCAGAGTCATAAGGCAGAG GCATCTCTAGGATTGCTGGCAGCTGCCTTACAACAGAGCCAGGAGTgag CAGAGTTTGGTACCAGCTTTGCCCAAAATGGTTTCCACCACAAGGCCATGGTCCTCTTCACCCAGGCCTTGAAGCTCAACCCCCAGGACCACCG GTTATTTGGAAATCGCTCATTCTGCCATGAATGGCCGGGTCAGCCGGTGTGAGCCCTGGCTGATGCCCAGGTAGCCCTTACTTTGCGGCCTGGCTGGCCCCGGGGCCTCGTCCACCTGGGCAAAGCCTTGATGGGACTGCAG CATTTCGAAGAGGCAGCTGCTGTGTTCCAGGAGACTCTGAGAGGCGGATCCCAGCCTGACGCAGCCTGGGAGCTCCACTTCTGCCTTCTACAACTCACTCTG CAGGACCAGTGAGGAGGAAGCCCTGGGCCGCCTCTGTCAACTGGATTCCCCTATGCATTTCCCCATGTTGAGCTGGGGCCTTCAGGCCTCCTCTCCCTCAGTTGCCCTGGAAGCACTGCCCCGAGGGCCCCTGGCCTTCTGTCTCCACCCTTGCATTATCCCCCACATCACCTGAGCCACTCCAGCTGGCCCCTCCCCCATACTCAGAGCAGAAGACCCTGTCCTCTCCATTTCCAGGACTCCTCAAAGGGCTGGGGCATCCTGGGACTTGGGCCCCAGCACCTACCTCACACCAGATGA